Proteins encoded by one window of Aspergillus puulaauensis MK2 DNA, chromosome 4, nearly complete sequence:
- the CBK1_2 gene encoding serine/threonine protein kinase CBK1 (COG:T;~EggNog:ENOG410PIR4;~InterPro:IPR017441,IPR008271,IPR000961,IPR029875, IPR000719,IPR011009;~PFAM:PF07714,PF00069;~go_function: GO:0004672 - protein kinase activity [Evidence IEA];~go_function: GO:0004674 - protein serine/threonine kinase activity [Evidence IEA];~go_function: GO:0005524 - ATP binding [Evidence IEA];~go_process: GO:0006468 - protein phosphorylation [Evidence IEA]), giving the protein MDPNNNRPHLNFGYNERAFNPAAANNRAYPTTPSAFPQPIYQSQSPQDYMDAQNGVYGQGYFMPNHYAPPQAAYAQPHYGQPNLQSPQPAYQSRMAYGVNPNDGTNGLIQQFSNQDLNSNRTGFFNRAASPAQRPRTAGNTAPGQQQQPGHLAPPVPRSPRAPAENEELQRYPERFSENIHKRGKAAKELVNVFFHENIERARDRNMRSAELDKMIREPTVAQDAILKDAEMVGRKESTFLRFLRTREAPSNFQTIKVIGKGAFGEVKLVQRKTDGKIYALKSLIKTEMFKKDQLAHVRAERDILADSKDNPWLVKLHASFQDTAYLYLLMEFLPGGDLMTMLIKYEIFSEDITRFYMAEIVMAIEAVHKLGFLHRDIKPDNILLDRGGHVKLTDFGLSTGGKKTHDNSYYQNLLKNSTSKDKNRNSGYFNDAINLTVSNRGQINTWRKSRRAMAYSTVGTPDYIAPEIFNGQGYTYLCDWWSVGAIMFECLVGWPPFCAEDTTDTYRKIVNWRDCLYFPEELTLSRESEGLIRSFLCDAEHRVGNEGGQYGGASQIKNHPFFRGVVWEQLRKIRAPFEPRLSSNIDVSYFPIDEIPQEDTSAIHRAQARAMPDEQEAEMSLPFIGYTYKAFNAFQAS; this is encoded by the exons ATGGATCCCAACAATAACCGCCCCCACCTGAACTTCGGCTACAATGAACGTGCCTTCAATCCGGCGGCTGCAAACAATCGCGCGTACCCGACCACCCCGTCTGCGTTTCCTCAGCCGATCTATCAGAGCCAAAGTCCTCAGGACTATATGGATGCTCAGAATGGTGTCTATGGCCAGGGATATTTTATGCCAAACCACTACGCTCCGCCACAGGCTGCTTACGCCCAGCCTCATTACGGCCAGCCCAACCTGCAGTCCCCTCAGCCCGCTTATCAGTCTCGAATGGCCTACGGCGTCAACCCAAACGACGGAACAAATGGCTTGATTCAGCAGTTCTCTAACCAGGACCTCAACTCCAACCGAACGGGCTTCTTTAATCGCGCCGCCTCGCCTGCCCAGAGACCCCGTACCGCTGGTAATACGGCTCCCgggcaacagcagcaacccggACACTTGGCTCCTCCTGTACCTCGCAGCCCTCGAGCTCCCGCGGAGAATGAAGAGCTTCAACGCTACCCGGAGCGCTTCTCTGAAAACATTCACAAGCGTGGAAAGGCCGCAAAGGAGTTGGTCAATGTATTCTTCCACGAGAATATCGAGCGTGCGCGCGATCGCAACATGCG TTCGGCGGAGCTTGACAAGATGATTCGCGAACCGACTGTCGCTCAGGATGCAATTCTCAAGGACGCAGAAATGGTTGGGAGAAAAGAGTCAACGTTCCTGCGATTCCTTCGGACCAGGGAGGCTCCTTCTAACTTCCAGACCATCAAGGTTATCGGAAAAGGTGCCTTTGGTGAGGTCAAGCTTGTGCAGAGGAAAACCGACGGCAAGATCTATGCGCTCAAGTCGCTTATCAAAACGGAGATGTTTAAGAAGGATCAGTTGGCGCACGTTCGTGCCGAGCGTGACATTTTGGCCGATTCGAAGGATAACCCTTGGCTCGTCAAGCTCCATGCTTCCTTCCAAGACACTGCATACTTGTACCTCCTTATGGAGTTCTTACCGGGTGGTGATTTGATGACCATGCTCATCAAGTATGAAATCTTCTCCGAAGACATCACTCGTTTCTACATGGCCGAAATTGTGATGGCGATTGAGGCAGTTCACAAGTTGGGCTTCCTTCACCG TGATATTAAACCTGATAACATTCTTCTCGATCGCGGCGGCCACGTCAAGTTGACTGACTTCGGTCTCTCCACTGGAGGCAAGAAGACTCATGACAACTCTTACTACCAAAACCTATTGAAGAACTCAACGTCAAAGGACAAGAACCGAAACTCAGGATATTTCAACGACGCGATCAATCTGACAGTATCAAACCGTGGGCAAATTAATACTTGGAGGAAGTCTCGCCGAGCCATGGCGTACTCCACTGTCGGAACTCCTGACTACATCGCTCCTGAAATCTTCAACGGCCAAGGTTACACCTACCTTTGCGATTGGTGGTCCGTCGGCGCCATTATGTTCGAATGTCTCGTAGGCTGGCCTCCATTCTGCGCCGAGGATACGACAGATACCTACCGCAAGATTGTAAACTGGAGAGATTGCCTTTATTTCCCGGAAGAATTGACATTGTCCCGTGAATCTGAGGGTCTGATTCGAAG CTTCCTATGCGATGCGGAACACCGCGTTGGTAACGAAGGTGGCCAGTACGGAGGTGCCAGCCAGATTAAGAACCACCCATTCTTCCGTGGAGTAGTATGGGAACAGCTGCGCAAGATCCGCGCACCATTTGAACCACGACTAAGCTCGAATATCGATGTGTCATATTTCCCGATTGACGAAATTCCTCAAGAGGATACCAGCGCCATTCACCGCGCTCAGGCACGTGCCATGCCAGACGAACAAGAGGCCGAAATGAGTCTGCCTTTCATCGGTTATACGTACAAAGCGTTCAACGCCTTCCAGGCAAGTTGA
- a CDS encoding spliceosome assembly protein PRP11 (BUSCO:EOG092653YS;~COG:A;~EggNog:ENOG410PI89;~InterPro:IPR031781,IPR000690,IPR003604;~PFAM:PF12874,PF16835;~go_component: GO:0005634 - nucleus [Evidence IEA];~go_function: GO:0003676 - nucleic acid binding [Evidence IEA];~go_function: GO:0008270 - zinc ion binding [Evidence IEA]): MDYQNRAGSKFGGGGVASQSATNADRRERLRKLALETIDLDKDPYFFKNHVGSFECRLCLTVHQNDGSYLAHTQGRKHQTNLARRAAREAREGKNADPNAIPGAMGVQVRKQTIKIGRPGYKITKIQDPLTRQLGLLFQLQYQEITPGVKPRVRFMSAFEQKVEEPPDKNFQYLVVAAEPYQTCGFKLQAREIDRREGRYWNWFDEDSKEFWVQIMFKTEREERFSGVPGLAPMGAS, encoded by the exons aTGGACTACCAG AACCGCGCAGGGTCCaaattcggcggcggcggcgtcgcCTCCCAATCCGCCACAAACGCCGACAGACGCGAACGACTCCGCAAGCTCGCTCTCGAAACAATCGACCTAGACAAAGACCCGTacttcttcaagaaccaCGTCGGCAGCTTCGAATGCAGACTGTGCCTGACAGTCCACCAAAACGACGGGTCGTATCTCGCGCACACCCAAGGACGCAAGCACCAAACGAACCTTGCGCGGCGCGCAGCGCGCGAAGCGCGCGAGGGGAAAAATGCAGACCCAAATGCTATCCCTGGCGCCATGGGCGTGCAGGTGCGCAAGCAGACGATCAAGATTGGGCGGCCCGGTTACAAGATTACGAAGATTCAGGATCCCTTGACGAGGcagttggggttgttgtttcAGTTGCAGTATCAGGAGATTACGCCCGGGGTGAAGCCGCGGGTGCGGTTTATGAGTGCGTTTGAGCAGAAGGTTGAGGAGCCGCCGGATAAGAATTTCCAGTAtcttgttgttgcggcggaGCCGTATCAGACTTGTGGGTTTAAGTTGCAGGCGAGGGAGATTGATCGGCGCGAGGGGAGGTATTGGAATTggtttgatgaggatagtAAGGAGTTTTGGGTGCAGATTATGTTCAAGACAGAGCGTGAGGAGAGGTTTAGTGGTGTGCCTGGGCTGGCACCTATGGGGGCTTCTTGA